One window of the Benincasa hispida cultivar B227 chromosome 3, ASM972705v1, whole genome shotgun sequence genome contains the following:
- the LOC120073172 gene encoding berberine bridge enzyme-like 21, with amino-acid sequence MTLNPFIPLLLLLLLPFSAPSAAADSVYTTFLHCFESNSNPSDGVSAIVFARENASYTSVLRAYIRNARFNTSSAPKPLIIVTPLTESHVQSAVICSKKLGIQLKIRSGGHDYEGVSYISEVQFIILDMSNLRAVTVDVADQSAWVQAGATLGEVYYRIWEKSKVLGYPAGVCPTVGVGGHISGGGYGNMLRKYGLTVDHILDARIVDVKGRILDSKSMGEDLFWAIKGGGGASFGVVLAYKIRLVPVPETVTVFRVERTIEQNAADLVVRWQEVAPSTDENLFMRLLLQPVSSKVKKGTRTIRATVIALFLGKSEELVSLLGKEFPELGLQKENCTEMSWIDSVLWWGNFDIGTSPKALLDRNIDSAGFLKRKSDYVQKPISRDGLDWLYKKMIEIGKTGLVFNPYGGKMSEIPSTETPFPHRAGNLYKIQYSVNWNEAGPEADQEFVKQIRRLYSYMTPFVSKNPRQSFLNYRDLDIGINNNDKNSFEDGKVYGFKYFGENFERLVKVKTAVDPENFFWNEQSIPTLSRLHSGATAWSICSLCTVGVLMHFFA; translated from the exons ATGACGCTTAATCCTTTTATTCCTCTTCTCCTCCTTCTCCTTCTACCTTTCTCTGCTCCTTCCGCCGCTGCGGATTCCGTCTACACCACATTTCTCCACTGTTTTGAATCCAACTCCAACCCCTCTGATGGAGTCTCCGCCATTGTCTTTGCTCGTGAAAATGCTTCTTACACTTCGGTTCTTAGGGCTTACATCCGAAACGCCCGTTTCAACACCTCCTCTGCTCCCAAACCACTGATAATCGTCACTCCATTGACCGAATCCCATGTCCAATCGGCTGTGATTTGCTCTAAGAAGCTCGGTATTCAACTCAAAATCCGAAGTGGGGGTCACGATTACGAGGGCGTTTCCTATATTTCCGAAGTCCAGTTCATCATTCTCGATATGTCCAATCTCCGGGCGGTTACCGTCGATGTCGCCGACCAATCGGCGTGGGTTCAAGCTGGAGCCACACTCGGTGAAGTGTATTACAGAATTTGGGAGAAAAGCAAGGTTCTTGGTTACCCGGCTGGTGTCTGTCCCACCGTCGGCGTCGGCGGTCACATTAGTGGCGGCGGCTATGGCAACATGCTCCGGAAGTACGGACTCACCGTCGACCATATTCTCGATGCTCGGATTGTCGATGTGAAGGGCAGAATCCTCGATTCCAAATCCATGGGGGAGGATCTTTTCTGGGCCATCAAGGGCGGCGGCGGAGCCAGTTTTGGCGTTGTCCTCGCCTACAAGATCCGGCTGGTTCCAGTGCCGGAGACGGTCACCGTCTTCCGAGTTGAAAGAACCATCGAACAGAACGCCGCTGACTTAGTCGTCAGATGGCAAGAAGTGGCTCCGTCCACCGACGAGAATCTGTTCATGAGGCTACTTTTACAGCCAGTTTCCAGTAAAGTGAAGAAGGGGACTCGAACAATCAGAGCCACCGTCATCGCCTTGTTCCTCGGGAAATCGGAAGAACTCGTGTCCTTACTGGGAAAAGAATTCCCCGAATTGGGTTTACAGAAGGAGAATTGTACTGAAATGAGCTGGATCGACTCTGTTCTCTGGTGGGGTAATTTCGATATCGGAACTTCACCGAAAGCTCTACTCGATCGGAATATCGATTCAGCAGGGTTTCTGAAAAGGAAATCGGATTACGTTCAGAAACCCATTTCCAGAGATGGGTTGGATTGGTTGTACAAGAAGATGATCGAAATCGGCAAAACAGGGCTGGTGTTCAACCCATACGGCGGAAAGATGAGCGAAATTCCATCAACAGAAACCCCATTTCCTCACCGAGCAGGAAATTTATACAAAATCCAATACTCGGTGAACTGGAACGAAGCGGGGCCGGAAGCAGATCAGGAATTTGTGAAGCAAATAAGAAGGCTGTACAGTTACATGACCCCATTTGTTTCAAAGAATCCAAGGCAATCGTTCTTGAACTACAGAGATTTGGACATTGGGATCAACAACAATGACAAGAACAGCTTTGAAGATGGAAAAGTTTATGGGTTCAAGTACTTTGGGGAGAATTTTGAGAGACTAGTGAAGGTGAAGACGGCTGTGGATCCAGAGAATTTCTTCTGGAATGAACAGAGTATTCCAACTCTTTCAA GGCTGCATTCTGGGGCAACTGCTTGGTCAATTTGCAGCTTATGCACAGTGGGGGTGTTGATGCATTTCTTTGCTTAA